A DNA window from SAR86 cluster bacterium contains the following coding sequences:
- the hemA gene encoding 5-aminolevulinate synthase: MNYKKFFSDELISLKSQGLYRKFRAINRNQSSFPKATELYEGVSREVEVWCSNDYLNFSQHPEVINTSIEVINELGTGSGGTRNISGTSTYHVDLEQAIAELHSKESSLLFPSAYTANQSTLWTLCKNMDSVEVYSDELNHASLIQGIKNANVTCHVFRHNDTSHLEELLETSNANTPKIIVFESLYSMEGIRSPLSRIVDLAKKYNALTYLDEVHSVGLYGPEGRGIAAELNVEDGIDIINGTLSKSFGQMGGYIAASSDLIDFIRSFAPGFIFTSSMNPSIAAASLTSIKLAKKADTLRDNIKINSTLIREGLRAMKIPFLENDSHIIPIHLYDPILCKEAANLLIEKHGIYIQPVFFPTVPKGDERFRVTITPRHQKEDINNFVDALDSVWTEMNLKRSDREISIKDEVVSRIY, from the coding sequence ATGAATTATAAAAAATTCTTTTCAGATGAGCTCATCTCTCTTAAGTCTCAAGGTCTATATAGAAAATTTAGAGCTATCAATAGAAATCAATCTAGTTTCCCTAAAGCAACTGAACTTTATGAAGGCGTAAGCAGAGAAGTTGAAGTCTGGTGCAGTAATGATTATTTAAATTTTAGTCAGCATCCAGAAGTCATTAATACTTCTATTGAAGTAATTAATGAACTAGGTACTGGGTCTGGAGGAACTAGAAATATTTCAGGAACCTCTACTTATCATGTTGACTTAGAGCAAGCTATTGCAGAGTTGCATAGTAAAGAATCAAGCTTACTTTTTCCATCAGCCTATACTGCCAACCAATCAACTTTATGGACATTGTGCAAGAATATGGACAGTGTAGAAGTTTATTCAGACGAGCTTAATCATGCTTCTCTTATTCAAGGAATCAAGAATGCAAATGTCACATGCCATGTATTTAGACATAATGACACGTCTCATTTAGAAGAGTTACTAGAGACGTCAAATGCGAATACACCTAAAATTATAGTATTTGAATCCTTGTATTCTATGGAAGGAATTAGATCGCCTTTATCTAGAATAGTAGATCTTGCAAAAAAATATAATGCTCTAACTTACTTAGATGAAGTTCATTCTGTAGGTCTTTATGGTCCAGAGGGAAGAGGTATAGCAGCTGAACTAAATGTTGAGGACGGTATAGATATTATAAACGGTACTTTATCTAAATCCTTTGGTCAGATGGGTGGATATATAGCAGCTAGTTCTGATTTAATTGACTTTATTAGAAGTTTTGCTCCAGGTTTTATTTTTACTTCTTCGATGAATCCTTCCATTGCAGCAGCTTCTTTAACAAGCATAAAGCTTGCAAAAAAAGCAGATACTTTAAGAGATAATATCAAAATTAATTCAACTTTAATCAGGGAAGGACTTAGAGCAATGAAGATACCTTTCTTAGAGAATGATAGCCATATTATTCCAATTCATTTGTATGATCCCATCCTATGTAAAGAAGCTGCTAATCTGTTAATTGAAAAACATGGTATTTATATCCAGCCTGTTTTTTTTCCGACAGTTCCTAAAGGCGATGAAAGATTTAGGGTAACTATTACTCCTAGGCATCAAAAAGAAGATATTAATAATTTCGTAGATGCTTTAGATTCAGTATGGACTGAAATGAACTTAAAGAGGTCTGATAGAGAGATTTCAATCAAGGACGAAGTTGTTTCTAGGATTTATTGA